The following proteins come from a genomic window of Sphingomonas oryzagri:
- a CDS encoding DUF1489 domain-containing protein, translating into MTLHITKVAVGCTELDTLRERMESRASDGETYLITRFRPKRESELVGGSVYWIIKHRLVARQEILGFAEDPDGKRCRILLSVDLRPVRAHPKRAHQGWRYLPAADAPPDLGGAEAEGLSALPGAMAAELAALALI; encoded by the coding sequence ATGACGCTGCACATCACCAAGGTCGCGGTCGGTTGCACCGAATTGGATACGCTGCGCGAGCGAATGGAATCGCGCGCCAGCGATGGCGAGACGTATCTGATCACCCGCTTCCGCCCGAAGCGTGAGAGCGAGCTGGTCGGCGGGTCGGTCTACTGGATCATCAAGCACCGGCTGGTGGCGCGGCAGGAGATACTCGGTTTCGCGGAAGATCCGGATGGCAAGCGCTGCCGCATCCTGCTTTCCGTCGATCTGCGTCCCGTCCGCGCCCACCCCAAGCGCGCGCATCAGGGCTGGCGCTATCTGCCCGCCGCCGATGCCCCACCCGATCTCGGCGGTGCCGAGGCGGAGGGGCTGTCGGCGCTCCCCGGCGCGATGGCCGCCGAACTGGCGGCGCTCGCCCTGATCTGA
- a CDS encoding peptidylprolyl isomerase, with product MSDPENTLTFTLDAGDGKGGDVVIQLRPDLAPGHVERIKELASEGFYDGVVFHRVIPGFMAQGGDPTGTGMGGSKKPDLKAEFNAEPHVRGVCSMARSSNPNSANSQFFICFDDARFLDRQYTVWGVVTSGMEHVDALPKGEPPRAPGKIVKATVGA from the coding sequence ATGTCCGATCCCGAGAACACCCTGACCTTCACCCTCGATGCCGGCGACGGCAAGGGTGGCGACGTGGTGATCCAGCTTCGCCCCGATCTCGCGCCCGGCCATGTCGAGCGCATCAAGGAGCTCGCCAGCGAAGGCTTCTACGACGGCGTGGTGTTCCACCGCGTGATCCCCGGCTTCATGGCGCAGGGCGGCGATCCGACCGGCACTGGCATGGGCGGTTCCAAGAAGCCCGACCTCAAGGCCGAGTTCAACGCCGAGCCGCACGTTCGTGGGGTCTGCTCGATGGCGCGCTCTTCCAACCCGAACTCGGCCAACAGCCAGTTCTTCATCTGCTTCGACGACGCCCGATTCCTCGATCGCCAGTATACGGTGTGGGGTGTTGTCACCTCGGGCATGGAGCATGTCGACGCGCTGCCCAAGGGCGAGCCGCCGCGTGCGCCCGGCAAGATCGTGAAGGCGACCGTCGGGGCCTGA
- a CDS encoding antibiotic biosynthesis monooxygenase family protein produces the protein MPNPPPGAIAVIFLSGRSAADPQGYGQAAEAMADAAARMPGYLGIDSARDADGVGITISWWQDETAAIAWRDDPDHARIRDQGRAIWYDWYRVIVATVDRAYGWTRPTDG, from the coding sequence ATGCCCAATCCTCCTCCCGGCGCGATCGCGGTGATCTTCCTTTCGGGACGGAGCGCTGCCGATCCGCAGGGTTACGGGCAGGCCGCCGAAGCGATGGCCGATGCCGCGGCCCGTATGCCCGGCTATCTCGGCATCGATTCCGCGCGCGACGCGGATGGCGTCGGCATCACGATCAGCTGGTGGCAGGACGAGACCGCCGCGATCGCCTGGCGCGACGACCCCGATCACGCGCGCATCCGCGACCAGGGCCGGGCGATCTGGTACGACTGGTATCGCGTGATCGTCGCGACGGTCGACCGCGCCTATGGCTGGACGCGGCCGACCGACGGATGA
- the fdxA gene encoding ferredoxin FdxA — MTYVVTDACIRCKYMDCVEVCPVDCFYEGDNMLVINPNECIDCGVCEPECPAEAILPDTEGGLEKWQELNATFSAQWPNITRKREAPADADEFKGQDGKYDKYFSAEPGQGD; from the coding sequence ATGACCTACGTCGTCACCGATGCCTGCATCCGCTGCAAGTATATGGACTGCGTGGAGGTGTGCCCCGTGGATTGTTTCTACGAAGGCGACAACATGCTCGTGATCAACCCGAACGAGTGCATCGATTGCGGCGTGTGCGAGCCGGAATGTCCGGCCGAGGCGATCCTGCCCGATACCGAGGGCGGCCTTGAGAAGTGGCAGGAACTGAACGCCACTTTCTCCGCCCAGTGGCCCAACATCACCCGCAAGCGCGAGGCACCCGCCGACGCCGACGAGTTCAAGGGCCAGGACGGGAAGTACGACAAGTATTTCTCCGCAGAGCCCGGCCAGGGCGACTGA
- a CDS encoding head GIN domain-containing protein → MPRIAAPWLRGAALLALPLAACTTSAEAATQNYGVSGFSKMRIAGPFDVHVHVGGSPSARATGPKEALDRLSVEQNGDTLVVKTLPGGWGGWPGGSQGKVVVEVNAPGLEAVAVTGSGDVTVDRVQGDALDLALSGSGDLSVGTVDVGALSAVMTGSGDMSLAGKARTANATVTGSGDLKADALVSDDAQAKLVGSGDLALGARRTAKVVLAGSGDVTIAGPAACTVNRTGSGDVHCAREAKD, encoded by the coding sequence ATGCCCCGTATCGCCGCCCCCTGGCTCCGTGGCGCCGCCTTGCTCGCGCTGCCGCTCGCCGCCTGCACCACCTCTGCGGAGGCCGCGACGCAGAATTACGGTGTCTCCGGCTTCAGCAAGATGCGGATCGCCGGCCCGTTCGACGTGCATGTCCACGTCGGCGGATCGCCGTCCGCGCGTGCGACCGGGCCGAAGGAGGCGCTCGATCGCCTCTCGGTCGAGCAGAACGGCGATACTCTGGTGGTGAAGACGCTGCCGGGTGGCTGGGGCGGCTGGCCGGGCGGATCGCAGGGCAAGGTGGTGGTCGAGGTGAACGCGCCGGGGCTGGAGGCGGTGGCGGTCACCGGATCGGGCGACGTGACGGTGGACCGGGTGCAGGGTGACGCGCTCGATCTCGCGCTGTCGGGATCGGGTGATCTCTCTGTCGGCACGGTCGACGTTGGGGCGCTGTCGGCGGTGATGACCGGATCGGGCGACATGAGCCTCGCCGGCAAGGCACGCACCGCCAACGCGACCGTCACCGGATCGGGCGACCTGAAGGCGGATGCACTGGTCAGCGACGATGCGCAGGCCAAGCTGGTCGGATCGGGCGATCTCGCGCTCGGCGCGCGGCGGACGGCCAAGGTGGTCCTGGCCGGATCGGGCGACGTGACCATCGCCGGCCCGGCCGCCTGCACCGTCAACCGTACCGGCTCGGGCGACGTCCATTGCGCGCGCGAGGCGAAGGACTGA
- a CDS encoding RNA-binding S4 domain-containing protein, protein MADTTLRLDQFLCFARFAKTRSLAQALIGEGHIRLDGRAIHKSSAQVKVGSVLGLPVGGQVRVVRVEAIPLRRGPAPEAQSCYTDLV, encoded by the coding sequence ATGGCTGACACGACGCTGCGTCTCGACCAGTTTCTCTGTTTCGCCCGCTTCGCCAAGACGCGAAGCCTCGCCCAGGCCCTGATCGGGGAAGGGCATATCCGCCTCGACGGGCGGGCCATCCACAAATCATCGGCCCAGGTGAAGGTCGGCTCGGTGCTGGGCCTGCCGGTCGGCGGGCAGGTGCGGGTGGTCCGGGTCGAGGCTATCCCGCTGCGACGCGGGCCAGCGCCGGAGGCGCAGTCCTGCTACACGGATCTGGTGTAG
- a CDS encoding CarD family transcriptional regulator: MAAKALSFDVGDYVVYPKHGVGRVIELQSQEIAGAKLELYVLRFEKERMTLRVPTNKAESVGMRKLSSSVTLKEALETLKGKPKVKRTMWSRRAQEYEAKINSGDLVSIAEVVRDLFRAEDQPEQSYSERQIFEAATSRLARELAAMEETDEPRAQQKIIEILREAAVALAK; encoded by the coding sequence ATGGCTGCAAAGGCGTTGAGCTTCGACGTCGGCGACTATGTCGTCTACCCCAAGCACGGCGTGGGCCGCGTGATCGAGTTGCAGAGCCAGGAGATCGCTGGCGCCAAGCTCGAACTGTACGTGCTGCGTTTCGAAAAGGAGCGGATGACGCTCCGCGTGCCGACCAACAAGGCCGAGTCCGTCGGGATGCGTAAGCTCTCCTCGTCGGTGACGCTCAAGGAAGCGCTCGAGACGCTGAAGGGCAAGCCCAAGGTGAAGCGCACCATGTGGTCGCGCCGCGCGCAGGAATATGAAGCGAAGATCAACTCGGGCGACCTCGTGTCGATCGCCGAGGTGGTGCGCGACCTGTTCCGCGCCGAGGACCAGCCCGAGCAGAGCTATTCCGAGCGCCAGATCTTCGAGGCCGCGACCAGCCGGCTCGCCCGCGAACTGGCCGCGATGGAAGAGACCGATGAACCCCGCGCGCAGCAGAAGATCATCGAGATCCTCCGCGAAGCCGCGGTGGCGCTCGCGAAATAA
- a CDS encoding CDC48 family AAA ATPase: MADADTLDQTNAARLQVANARPDDSGHGLARLPRGAMQTLGVVEGDVVEIVGKRSTPARAVQPYPEDEGLDILRLDGLQRANAGVGSGDFVEVRKAESKPAQRVVFAPAQQNLRLQGSGAALKRSFQMKPLTAGDVVATTGQQKVTQEDLPPQLRQMLNRPAYSLQEIRLVVVSTTPKGIVHIDQSTEVELRAEYEEPKEARRADVTYDDLGGLGDTIDQIREMVELPLRYPELFERLGVEPPKGVLLHGPPGTGKTRLARAVANESDAEFFHIAGPEIMGSAYGESEQRLRQVFEEATKAAPSIIFIDEIDSIAPKRGQVQGEAEKRLVAQLLTLMDGLEKRANLVVIAATNRPEAIDEALRRPGRFDREIVIGVPDERGRREILGIHTRGMPLGDKVDLKELARTTYGFVGADLAALCREAAIEAVRRIMPRLNLEERTIPAEVLEELSVTREDFLEALKRVQPSAMREVMVQAPNVGWDDVGGLDDAREKLREGVELPLKHPDAFRRMGIRAAKGFLLYGPPGTGKTLLAKAVAREAEANFIATKSSDLLSKWYGESEQQIARLFARARQVAPTVIFIDELDSLVPARGGGLGEPAVTERVVNTILAEMDGLEELQSIVVIGATNRPNLIDPALLRPGRFDELVYVSVPDEKGRRHILGIHTAKMPLGLDVDLDALAARTDRFTGADLEDLTRRAGLIALRTSLEAKAVSMADFDKALEETRASVTPEMEREYGQMAARLKQDAMALEPIGFVSPGMFKPRED, encoded by the coding sequence ATGGCAGACGCCGATACACTCGATCAAACCAACGCTGCACGCCTGCAGGTCGCCAATGCGCGGCCCGACGATAGCGGCCACGGCCTCGCCCGCCTGCCGCGCGGCGCGATGCAGACGCTGGGCGTAGTGGAGGGCGACGTCGTCGAGATCGTCGGCAAGCGTTCCACGCCCGCGCGCGCGGTGCAGCCCTATCCGGAGGACGAGGGGCTGGACATCCTGCGGCTCGACGGGCTGCAGCGTGCCAATGCCGGTGTCGGTTCGGGCGACTTCGTCGAGGTGCGCAAGGCCGAATCGAAGCCTGCGCAGCGCGTGGTTTTCGCGCCGGCACAGCAGAATTTACGCCTGCAAGGTTCGGGGGCGGCGCTGAAGCGCAGCTTCCAGATGAAGCCGCTGACCGCTGGTGATGTTGTCGCCACCACCGGCCAGCAGAAGGTGACGCAGGAGGATCTGCCGCCGCAGCTGCGGCAGATGCTCAACCGGCCGGCCTATTCGCTGCAGGAAATCCGGCTCGTCGTCGTTTCCACGACGCCCAAGGGCATCGTCCATATCGACCAGAGTACCGAGGTCGAGCTGCGTGCCGAATATGAGGAGCCCAAGGAGGCCCGTCGCGCCGATGTGACCTATGACGATCTTGGCGGCCTAGGCGACACGATCGACCAGATCCGCGAGATGGTCGAGCTGCCGCTGCGCTATCCCGAGCTGTTCGAGCGGCTCGGCGTCGAGCCGCCCAAGGGCGTGCTGCTCCACGGCCCGCCCGGCACCGGCAAGACGCGCCTCGCCCGCGCTGTCGCCAACGAAAGCGACGCGGAGTTCTTCCATATCGCCGGTCCCGAGATCATGGGATCGGCCTATGGCGAGAGCGAACAACGCCTGCGCCAGGTGTTCGAGGAGGCGACCAAGGCCGCGCCCTCGATCATCTTCATCGACGAGATCGATTCGATCGCGCCCAAGCGCGGGCAGGTGCAGGGCGAAGCCGAAAAGCGCCTCGTCGCGCAGCTGCTGACGCTGATGGACGGTCTGGAGAAGCGCGCCAACCTCGTCGTCATCGCCGCCACCAATCGGCCCGAGGCGATCGATGAAGCTCTGAGAAGGCCCGGCCGTTTCGATCGCGAGATCGTGATCGGGGTGCCCGACGAGCGCGGTCGCCGCGAGATCCTGGGTATCCACACGCGCGGTATGCCGTTGGGCGACAAGGTGGATCTCAAGGAGCTGGCGCGCACCACCTACGGCTTCGTCGGTGCCGATCTGGCGGCCTTGTGCCGCGAGGCGGCGATCGAGGCGGTACGGCGGATCATGCCGCGCCTCAATCTCGAGGAGCGGACCATTCCGGCCGAGGTGCTGGAGGAGCTTTCGGTCACCCGCGAGGATTTCCTCGAAGCGCTGAAACGCGTCCAGCCCTCTGCGATGCGCGAGGTGATGGTGCAGGCGCCCAACGTCGGCTGGGACGATGTCGGCGGCCTCGACGATGCGCGCGAGAAGCTGCGTGAGGGTGTCGAGCTGCCGCTGAAGCATCCGGACGCCTTCCGCCGCATGGGCATCCGCGCCGCCAAAGGCTTCCTGCTCTACGGCCCGCCCGGCACCGGCAAGACCCTGCTGGCGAAAGCGGTGGCGCGCGAGGCGGAGGCGAACTTCATCGCCACCAAATCGAGCGACCTGCTCTCCAAATGGTATGGCGAGAGCGAGCAGCAGATCGCCCGGCTGTTCGCCCGCGCGCGGCAGGTGGCGCCGACCGTGATCTTCATCGACGAGCTCGACAGCCTCGTTCCCGCGCGCGGCGGCGGACTGGGCGAACCAGCGGTGACGGAGCGGGTGGTCAACACCATCCTCGCCGAGATGGACGGGCTGGAGGAATTGCAGTCGATCGTCGTGATCGGCGCGACCAACCGGCCCAACCTGATCGATCCGGCGCTGCTCAGGCCCGGCCGGTTCGACGAGCTGGTCTACGTCTCGGTGCCCGACGAGAAGGGCAGGCGGCATATCCTTGGCATCCATACGGCCAAGATGCCGCTTGGCCTCGATGTCGATCTCGATGCGCTGGCGGCGCGGACCGATCGCTTCACCGGCGCCGATCTCGAAGACCTGACGCGCCGCGCCGGCCTGATCGCGCTGCGCACGTCGCTGGAGGCCAAGGCCGTCTCCATGGCGGACTTCGACAAGGCGCTGGAGGAGACCCGCGCGTCCGTCACCCCCGAGATGGAACGCGAATATGGGCAGATGGCGGCGCGGTTGAAGCAGGATGCGATGGCGCTGGAGCCGATTGGCTTCGTGTCGCCCGGCATGTTCAAGCCGCGCGAGGATTGA
- a CDS encoding YkgJ family cysteine cluster protein: MANVDLETALLGEVVAGRDCGGCAVCCEVLRIDTPDLRKPAGIPCVNQVAEGCAIHATRPDICRAWFCGWRRNAAMPDAARPDRSGLMVSLDIMREPRNCLEGVAIVVRSLDGGAAFRTDLAEEMVDLLCDGLVPVWLHDGSSKVLLHPESDVASHVIADTMPPPHRREEVAAWRARYGMFDPKAG, translated from the coding sequence GTGGCGAACGTTGATCTGGAAACCGCCCTGCTGGGCGAGGTGGTGGCAGGACGCGACTGCGGCGGCTGCGCGGTCTGCTGCGAGGTGCTCAGAATCGACACGCCCGATCTGCGCAAGCCCGCAGGCATCCCGTGCGTGAATCAGGTGGCCGAAGGCTGCGCGATCCACGCGACGCGGCCGGACATCTGCCGCGCCTGGTTCTGCGGATGGCGCCGCAACGCCGCCATGCCCGATGCCGCGCGGCCCGATCGCAGCGGCCTGATGGTCTCGCTCGATATCATGCGCGAACCGCGCAACTGCCTGGAAGGCGTGGCGATCGTGGTCCGCTCGCTCGATGGCGGCGCTGCGTTCCGCACCGATCTGGCGGAGGAGATGGTCGATCTGCTGTGCGACGGCCTCGTGCCGGTGTGGCTGCACGACGGATCGAGCAAGGTGCTGCTCCATCCCGAAAGCGATGTCGCCAGCCATGTCATCGCCGATACGATGCCGCCGCCGCATCGGCGCGAGGAGGTCGCCGCCTGGCGGGCGCGCTACGGCATGTTCGATCCGAAGGCGGGGTGA
- a CDS encoding LysR substrate-binding domain-containing protein — protein MRRLPPLTAVEAFVQVARLGSVKAAAEELALSSPALSRRVQAMERFIGRPLFARRHQAMLLNGDGEMLLSRIAPALDALGEAIEQVTGEAELMRLKLGVLPLYASRQLIHRLPDLRARYPHLHIDIDTGAHALTRLGDGLDAAIVLAREIEPPLYGRKLGRNRIVAIGNRARQEGPNPLTDPTELAKETILLHRDMQDNFVLWRQAIGMPGLEPRAIDMFDSGQLILESAAEGLGVAFMLDFHLEGASDPRLVKLFAEEAEAESQYWFVCRRPALSRRPVRLFHDWLVGDGQ, from the coding sequence ATGCGACGATTGCCACCACTGACCGCCGTCGAGGCCTTCGTTCAGGTTGCCCGCCTGGGCTCGGTTAAGGCCGCCGCCGAAGAACTGGCCCTGTCTTCTCCGGCACTTAGCCGTCGCGTGCAGGCCATGGAGCGCTTCATCGGGCGGCCCCTGTTCGCGCGGCGTCATCAGGCGATGCTGCTCAATGGTGACGGCGAGATGCTGCTCAGCCGCATCGCACCAGCGCTCGATGCACTGGGTGAAGCGATCGAGCAGGTGACCGGTGAAGCCGAGCTGATGCGCCTGAAACTGGGCGTGCTGCCGCTTTACGCCTCACGCCAGCTCATCCACCGCCTGCCGGACCTGCGGGCGCGCTACCCGCATCTCCACATCGACATCGATACCGGCGCCCACGCCTTGACGCGGCTCGGCGACGGGCTGGACGCCGCGATCGTGCTGGCGCGTGAGATCGAGCCGCCGCTCTACGGCCGCAAGCTCGGGCGCAACCGCATCGTCGCGATCGGCAATCGCGCGCGGCAGGAAGGGCCGAACCCGCTCACCGACCCGACCGAACTCGCCAAGGAGACGATCCTGCTCCACCGCGACATGCAGGACAATTTCGTTCTGTGGCGGCAGGCGATCGGGATGCCGGGGCTGGAGCCGCGCGCGATCGACATGTTCGATTCGGGCCAGCTCATCCTCGAATCGGCGGCCGAAGGTCTCGGCGTCGCCTTCATGCTCGACTTCCATCTGGAAGGCGCGAGCGACCCCCGCCTGGTCAAGCTGTTCGCCGAAGAGGCGGAGGCGGAATCGCAATATTGGTTCGTCTGCCGCCGGCCTGCCCTGTCGCGCCGCCCGGTACGGCTGTTCCACGACTGGCTGGTGGGCGACGGGCAATAG
- a CDS encoding LLM class flavin-dependent oxidoreductase has protein sequence MNAPYRLSVLDQSPIAAGSTATQALQNTLDLARLCDDLGYHRYWMAEHHATPALAGAAPEALIGPVSQVTKRMRIGSGGIMLPHYSPFKVAETFKMLAALAPDRIDLGLGRAPGSDQRTALAMRQDRSRGFGAEDFPAALNELLAYLDDRTEEGAGLPDDHVFAPLRATLPSGGGAVPVWLLGSSPDSAVLAGRLGLPYAIADFINPDGVELAKLYRDMFVPSRHLDAPQVLATVWAIAADTAEEAQRLSAPSAMMFAHLTRGVLIPVPSIEEAVDWLASTPAALSMRRRRVITGTPAEVRAGIDRVAELYGAHEMMVVNIMPDHAARRRCYELLAAEYKLAAAPIPA, from the coding sequence ATGAACGCTCCCTATCGCCTGTCGGTGCTCGACCAGTCGCCGATCGCCGCCGGCTCCACCGCAACCCAGGCCTTGCAGAACACGCTCGATCTCGCGAGACTCTGCGACGATCTCGGCTATCACCGCTACTGGATGGCCGAGCATCATGCGACGCCCGCGCTGGCCGGCGCCGCGCCCGAGGCGCTGATCGGGCCGGTGTCGCAGGTGACCAAGCGGATGCGGATCGGCTCGGGCGGGATCATGCTGCCGCATTATTCGCCCTTCAAGGTCGCCGAGACCTTCAAGATGCTGGCCGCCCTCGCACCCGATCGCATCGACCTGGGGCTGGGCAGGGCGCCCGGCAGCGACCAGCGCACCGCGCTCGCCATGCGGCAGGACCGCTCACGCGGCTTCGGCGCCGAGGATTTCCCGGCGGCGCTGAACGAACTGCTCGCCTATCTCGACGATCGAACGGAGGAGGGGGCGGGGCTTCCCGACGATCATGTCTTCGCGCCGCTGCGCGCGACGCTGCCGAGCGGGGGCGGGGCTGTCCCGGTCTGGCTGCTCGGCTCCTCGCCGGACAGCGCGGTGCTCGCCGGGCGGCTCGGGCTGCCCTATGCGATCGCCGATTTCATCAATCCTGATGGCGTCGAGCTGGCGAAGCTCTACCGCGACATGTTCGTGCCCTCGCGCCACCTCGACGCGCCGCAAGTGCTTGCCACCGTCTGGGCGATCGCGGCCGATACGGCCGAGGAGGCGCAGCGCCTTTCCGCGCCCTCCGCGATGATGTTCGCGCATCTGACGCGCGGCGTCCTGATCCCGGTGCCGAGCATCGAGGAGGCGGTCGACTGGCTGGCGAGCACGCCGGCCGCGCTGTCGATGCGCCGCCGCCGGGTGATTACCGGCACCCCGGCCGAGGTGCGCGCCGGCATCGATCGGGTCGCCGAACTTTACGGCGCGCACGAGATGATGGTCGTCAACATCATGCCCGATCACGCCGCGCGGCGTCGCTGCTACGAGCTGCTGGCGGCCGAATATAAGCTGGCGGCGGCACCCATCCCCGCCTAG
- the mgtE gene encoding magnesium transporter: protein MSDTDLEAPEPTEIDTVEASPEPSHDEDNRLTRDFVDTVVEHVEQDENEEARALVRPLHPADIADLFELAPADARAPLASALAELLDGDVLAEMNDWVRDEVLQALSARQVAALATELDTDDAVAIIEDMDLEDQREVLRALDPDDRAAIEEALSYPEESAGRLMQRDLIAVPEHWTVGDVLDYLRRNEDLTTDFWEIYVTDHAHHPVGTCKLSWVLRTPRSIAIADVMQREQTLIPVDMDQEEVALRFQKYALISAAVVDAAGRLVGMITVDDVLHIIQQEAGEDILAMSGAGDGDINEPLRRTIRSRMLWLLINLGTAILAASVIGAFSGAIEKLVALSALMTIVSGMGGNAATQTMAVTVRALATNQLTSSNTWRMIGREWWISVANGVGLGALMTIGCQVYYHDTGLSAILFAAMVINSINAGLAGVLIPLGLEKLKIDPAVTSTVFVTTMTDCMGFFALLGLATAFNVS, encoded by the coding sequence ATGAGCGACACCGACCTCGAGGCCCCCGAGCCGACCGAAATCGACACCGTCGAGGCAAGCCCCGAACCGAGCCACGACGAGGACAACCGCCTCACCCGCGATTTCGTCGATACCGTCGTCGAGCATGTCGAGCAGGACGAGAATGAGGAGGCGCGCGCCCTCGTCCGCCCACTCCACCCCGCCGACATCGCCGATCTGTTCGAGTTGGCGCCGGCCGATGCCCGCGCACCGCTCGCCTCCGCGCTGGCCGAGCTGCTCGACGGCGACGTTCTCGCCGAGATGAACGACTGGGTGCGCGACGAGGTGCTGCAGGCACTGTCCGCACGACAGGTCGCCGCCCTCGCCACCGAACTCGATACCGACGACGCCGTCGCGATCATCGAGGACATGGACCTCGAGGACCAGCGCGAGGTTCTGCGCGCGCTGGATCCGGACGATCGCGCCGCGATCGAGGAAGCGCTCAGCTATCCGGAGGAATCCGCCGGCCGCCTGATGCAGCGCGACCTGATTGCGGTGCCCGAGCATTGGACCGTCGGCGACGTCCTCGATTACCTGCGCCGCAACGAGGATCTGACGACCGATTTCTGGGAAATCTACGTCACCGATCACGCCCACCACCCGGTCGGCACCTGCAAGCTGAGCTGGGTGCTGCGCACGCCCCGCAGCATCGCCATCGCCGACGTGATGCAACGCGAGCAGACCCTGATCCCGGTCGACATGGATCAGGAGGAGGTCGCCCTCCGCTTCCAGAAATACGCACTAATCTCGGCGGCCGTCGTGGATGCCGCCGGGCGGCTGGTCGGCATGATCACGGTCGACGACGTCCTCCACATCATCCAGCAGGAAGCCGGCGAGGACATCCTCGCCATGTCGGGCGCCGGCGACGGCGACATCAACGAGCCGCTGCGCCGTACGATTCGCTCGCGCATGCTGTGGCTGCTGATCAACCTCGGCACTGCGATCCTTGCCGCCTCGGTGATCGGCGCTTTCTCGGGCGCGATCGAGAAGCTGGTGGCTCTGTCCGCGCTGATGACGATCGTGTCGGGCATGGGCGGCAACGCCGCGACGCAGACGATGGCCGTGACGGTGCGCGCGCTCGCCACCAACCAGCTGACCTCGTCCAACACATGGCGCATGATCGGCCGTGAATGGTGGATCTCGGTCGCCAACGGCGTCGGCCTGGGCGCGCTGATGACGATCGGCTGCCAAGTTTATTACCATGACACCGGCCTCTCCGCGATCCTGTTCGCCGCGATGGTGATCAACAGCATCAATGCGGGCCTTGCCGGCGTGCTCATCCCGCTGGGGCTGGAGAAGCTCAAGATCGATCCCGCCGTCACCTCCACCGTGTTCGTGACGACGATGACGGACTGTATGGGCTTCTTCGCGCTGCTCGGCCTCGCCACCGCCTTCAACGTCTCGTGA
- a CDS encoding GIN domain-containing protein, protein MRISALILAALAVTPAAAATRDFPARGFDRVELKSAATVAITAGPRFAVHAEGDPELVRRLTADVRGDTLVLGWLEGGSVRGHNDLRVSITMPRVAGAAISGAGTMTIDRVDGPQFDGSVGGAGSIRIAQLRAPRTSLAMGGTGTIVAAGRTARLEAKVSGVGSIDVANLAANAGNFAMSGTGRISARVNGPAAISLSGMGSVVVAGNAQCAIQKSGLGSVRCGQ, encoded by the coding sequence ATGCGTATTTCCGCTTTGATTCTCGCCGCGCTTGCCGTCACTCCCGCCGCTGCGGCGACGCGCGATTTCCCGGCGCGCGGCTTCGACAGGGTCGAGCTGAAGTCGGCCGCCACCGTCGCGATCACGGCCGGCCCGCGCTTCGCCGTCCACGCGGAGGGCGATCCCGAACTGGTCCGCCGCCTGACCGCCGACGTGCGCGGCGATACGCTGGTGCTCGGCTGGCTAGAGGGCGGCAGCGTGCGCGGGCATAACGATCTGCGTGTCTCGATCACCATGCCGCGCGTCGCGGGTGCCGCGATTTCCGGCGCCGGCACGATGACGATCGATCGTGTGGACGGGCCGCAATTCGATGGCTCGGTGGGTGGCGCGGGTTCGATCCGCATCGCCCAGCTGCGCGCGCCGCGTACCTCGCTCGCGATGGGCGGCACCGGCACCATCGTCGCGGCCGGCCGCACCGCGCGGCTGGAGGCGAAAGTGTCGGGCGTCGGATCGATCGACGTCGCCAACCTCGCCGCCAACGCCGGCAATTTCGCGATGTCCGGCACCGGCCGGATCAGCGCGCGGGTCAACGGCCCGGCGGCCATCAGCCTGTCCGGCATGGGCAGCGTGGTGGTGGCGGGCAACGCGCAATGCGCTATCCAGAAGAGCGGCCTCGGCAGCGTTCGCTGCGGCCAGTGA